The window CCCTCTCACCTGGACCAAACCCTTAGACCACGCCCTCTCactgtcccagccctgccccattAAAGAGAACCACGCCCCTTCTCCAAAGCCACGCCCATCCTGCTGTATAGCCGCTTTTCTGATACCGATCATATCTCAGGACCCACGCCTACCTCCCAGGCCCGCCCCATTGCAAAAGACCACGCCCTTTCTCTTAAATCCCTCCCTCTTAACTATCCAGCACTACTACTCTTCCATCTTGCCTCAAGGTATCCCTCAGGCTCGGCCCTCTCCATATTTTGGCCCTGCCCCGTTCCAGCAGGCCACGCCCTCTAgtgcagccccaccccctcctctagCTTTATTCATGCCTCTCCAAGCCCCTCCTCTCTAAATCCCTTCGATTCTGCCCCTAGATGATCCCAGGCACCACCCCCAGGACCTTGCACAGACACGTGTCCAACAGCTGTGCGCACAGAAGCTCTGGGGCCAGGCCCAAGCAGAGGCGCGATGCCACCAGTTCCGCCAAGGCAGCGCCAGACATCGCGTCCCACACGCCGTCAGAGGCCAGGAGCATGAACTCGTCCTCGGCCTGGCGTGCCAGGGCGGTCACTTCAGGCTCCGCGGAAACGAGCTGCAGCTCAGGGGGCCTTCCCGGAGCCTCTTTGTAGGCAAAGTCGCCCAGTGCCCGGGACACAGCCAGAGAGCCCTCGAGGCGCCGGCGGCGGATTGTGCCGCCCGCGTCGTGGATGCGCTCGCGTTCCCGCGGTCGGAGGGGCCTATGGTCCTCAGTGCTGAAGGCCACGGCGCCAGCGCGACTCAGCACCGCACGGGAGTCACCGCAGTGCGCCAGGTACAGAAAGCGCGGGGAGACGAGCAAAGCCACGGCGGTGGAGCCGCCCGGCTCGCCGCGGGGCCAGAGAGCGCGCAGGCGTGCGTCTGCGCTCAGGAAGGCGCGACGCAGCGCCTCGCACACGCCCTCCGGCTCGCCCGGCGCGGGTCCCAGCGCCTCCAACACGTGGCCCAGCAGGTGGCGCGCGCCGAAGAGGGCAGCTCGCGACCCGCCGTGGCCATCGAGGACGGCGAAGAAAGCCCAGCCCGGGGGCAGTCCCGGTAACGCAAGCCAAGCGCAGTGCGCGTCCTCCATGTGCGCGCGCCAGCCCTGCGCTGCGCTCGCCCCGAAGCGCAGGCCCCAGGACGCCGCCGCACCCCCGTGCGGCCGCTGGGCGCATCGCGGCGCGTccaggaggaactgaggcccGTGGGGAGTCCTgcgcccctccccttcctcctcctctgcctcctcttctttgcGAGCTGGCCAGAAGAGACGCTCCAGCAGGCGGGCGAAGGCCGCCATCCTTTGGCCCTGGGATCAGGAAGGCTCCGCCCTCTgcacctgcccccccccccccccccgcattaATCCCCTCCACTGTGAGACTTTAAACCACCTAAATCTCCTTATATCCTGACCTGCACTCAGGTCGAGTTTCTAGAAAGGAATGGACTTCTGGGTATCCTCTCTCTCGCACCTTCAAAGCGGGGTTTGGGATCTGAGTCAGGGAGAAATGGTAACAGTAGCAAACGAGCCCGCCCCATGTGCCACACACTATTTTACGTCCTCATCTCCGATTCAccgaagaggaaactgagtcacggAAGAAGGAAACAGTGTTGCAGGGAAACGAACTCTAGAATCCGTGTTCTCAACACCACACTCTTGGCTACGGGTTCCCAGTCCTGCTCCGTCCAAGCTCCCGGCTTCCAAATCTTTAAATCCTTTATGTTTTCAGTTCCACCCTTCCCGTCTGGGTCCTACCCCCGGGCTTCAGCTGCTCGTCTTCCAGGTCCCGCTCATCCCTTCAAGCCCACTGTCTCAGATGCTTGTATTATTCGCAGTCCCGACCCCGCCTCTAGCTCCGCCTCTTAACTACAGGCCCAGCCCCCACGCTGGCTTGCCAAAGCCGGCCTCCTCTCTCCAGGTGACGCCCGCCCTCTGGCCGCGCCCGCTCCCCTGCCGGTTCTTTCCTGCTCCCTCTAGGCCACGCCTCCAGCTCCTCCGTCTCTGGCTGGCCCCGCCCAACTCTGAATAATTCTAAATTGGCTTAAGCCCCACCCATGTCTGAGCTCCTCCTCTTGTCTCAAAACTTTCTGAGTATATAGTTCCTTCCCGTCCCATTTCCCACTCCCTCTGAGAATCCAGGCTCAGACCCCACCTCACAGCGGTAGAGTATACCCTCTCCTGTGCACCGCCTCTAGCTCAGCCCCAACCCACTCTGAGATCCTCGCCCCCATCCTCCCCGCCTAAGCCCCGCCCCTCTTTCCCTAAAGGCCGCGCCCCTTTCTGCCTAGACCCCGCCCCCCACGCCTTTGCGGCCCCGGAGCCGAccctcctggccccgcccctctaGTAGAAAAGCCACGCCCCCTCCCGCCCCTGGCCCTCCCCAGGTTCCgccccctccctctggccccgCCCCGGGCCCCGCGCTGCAGTGCCTTCCCCGCCGCGGCCCCGCCCGCCCCCGCCGAGCCGAGCACAGggcggcggcgacggcggcggcggctgctggAGCGGCccgggaggaggaggcggcgagGATGGCGGCGGCGTCGTGGACGCGGCGGAGATGAGCGCCCGCGGCCCCAGGCCCAGGGCGGCGTGGCCGGAGTGGGCGGGGGTCCCGATGCAGGCCCGAGGGGGGCCATGGGGCAGGTCCTGCCGGTCTTCGCCCACTGCAGTGAGTAGGAGGGAGGCTCGAGCCTGGTGTGGGCCCAGAGGCCTCGGGTGGGCTCCTCCCTGGTCTCCTCTCCGCGCCTGGCGGCGGGAGAGCCGGGATGGGGGAGGAGGCGAAGGAGACAAAGgatgctctcccctccccccgcgTTCCAGCGGCGACGGGGGCGACCTGACCCGGAGGACCTGAGTGAGACGGGGCGGAGGATGGGGGGCACTGAGATAGCTGGCGGGGGGCGCGCTAGGCGCTGGGATGCGCCGCCGGGCCCCACCCGAGCGTGAGGACGCTCGCCAGGAGCTGTCCCCTCGGCCTGGTGCTGGCCGCAGCCGGCGAGGAGGGGAATTGGACGGAGGGATAGAACCAGGATGGAGAAGAGGGGTCTGACTtcccccctcccaccaccccgcATCACCCATCTTCGGCATCCCACCTCCGTTTCCTGCCCAGACCCAGAGGCAGCCCCGGCCTCTCCCCAATTGTCCAACCTCCTGTCCCTGGGAAACAGCCATCCTGGGTTGGGGCCAGGACTCCTGGGTCCTTAGCGGATTATATCACTGACTGGGAGTGACCGTGGAGGAGACCCACTCCGCCCTGGGCCTCTGATTCCTGGCCTCCGATTCCCCAGCTGAGGAAACGAGGTGGGGGCGGGCGGCGTCCGATTTCAATTTCCAGACGGTATTGAGCATCTTCTGTAGGCTGAGCCCCGAGCTAGCTCTGAGCGGCTAGATTCCACGTTGGAAACGCCTTATCTGATCCTCGTGATCTGTAAGCCCAGGGCGCTAACAGTCCCTGTCAAATATTCTCTGTCCCACACCCCCGTGGATTTCAACATTCTCAGATCTAGCCACTTGCGTATTTGGGAGTCCAGATGCCAAAATCTAAGAATTTGTTGTTTCAGCATTTTAGACTTTCATCTCAACATTCTAAGATCTTGTCCTTACCTTGGCTTACAAAGGAAGGCCATACatgatccccacccccacccccgttatctgtcctcatctcccacccctctctccctcaGTCACTGTGCTCCAGTCACTTCACATCTCTCTGTTCGTCAAATATGCTAAGCACAGTgcttacctcagggcctttgcactggtcgttccctctgcctggaagactCTTCTCTAGATATCCTCATGGCTCCCTTTCTTCATTcatgtctctgctcaaatgtcatcttatcGGCGATGTCTTCCTTACCACCCTGTCTGAAAGAGCATCCCCTCACTTTCCCTTCCCCGCATTGTTTTTCTCTGCACACTTAACACCCAACATCAGGTATTTGTtgattgtctgtctcccccataGAGTGTAAGCTGTGTGAGGGTAGgggctttgtctgttttgtcaACAATTGTATCCTCAGGgtctaaaacagtgcctggctgGCAGGTAGGCGTTCAATAAATGGTCACTGAAGGAATGAAATGAATCGAAACCTAAAATTCCTAATTTGAGGATTCTAAGATGAAGTTTCCTGGATTTGAATTTCTAAGACTGACCTTCTGATAGCAGCGATACTAAGGTTTTACAGTCTGTACGCAGAATGTTCTAAAGGTCCCGTgattaaaatattctaagattCCTTAATTCGGACCGTCCAAGTCTCCAGGACGGGCACACTTCTGTGATTCGGACAGTCCAAGCTTCTAAGAGTCTTCAATTCTTTCCCTCTCGCAGAAGAAGCTCCGTCGACAGCTTCCTCTACCCCTGACTCTACAGAAGGTaagtggagggggaggaggtgagggtgggacttgaaggggaggggagggttgaGGAGACAGGGTCGGGGTGCTGCTCCGAGGCGCTCACGGCCCTCCGATGCTCTCTGCAGGAGGGAACGACGACTCGGATTTTCGGGAGCTGCACACAGCCCGGGAATTCTCGGAGGACGACGAGGAAGAAACCACGTCGCAGGACTGGGGCACCCCTCGGGAGCTGACCTTCTCCTACATTGCCTTCGACGGAGTGGTGGGCTCCGGGGCGCGTCGGGATTCAGCAGCCCGCCGCCCCCGGCCCCAGGGCCGCTCAGTCTCCGAACCGCGAGAGCCGccccctcagcctggcctgggcGACAGCTTGGAGAGCATCCCCAGCCTGAGCCAATCCCCGGAGCCCGGGCGCCGCGGTGACCCCGACGCTGCCCCGCCGGCCGAGCGCCCCTTGGAGGACCTGGGGCTTCAGCTGGACCAGCTGGCCTGGGCGGCCCGGGGAGCGGGGTCCGGGGAGGACTCTGCCACCAGTAGCTCCACCCCGCTGGAAGACGAGGAGCCCGACAGATCGGAggctggagaggctgggaaaggtGAGATGTCCTAGGCGCTGGGACCGGAGCCACAAGGGGTGGGTGGTCTCTTCTCTGGGCACCTCCAAGGTGAATGctcactgccttctctctctaaCGCGCCAGAACTGGACCTACAACTCGGAGTCGCTCAGTCCTCGCCGCACGAAGTCTTGACTCCACAGCCCAGCCCCGGCTCTGGGACCCCCCAGGCCCGTACCCCGTCCCCACCCGGATCCCGGGATTCGAACTGCTGGCCTGATGAGCCCTCTCTGGACCAGAAGGAGGAAGAGCCGGGGGGGCAATTGGAGCGGGAGCCAATCACGGGGCAGAGCCTCGATAGCACGGACCAATCAGAATTCACGTTGGAACCACACCTTCTAGGTAAACTGCGTGAGTGAAGATGCTCGGTTGGACCACAGCGAGGGTGGGAGGATTGGAATTTAAAGGGACCAACCTCTTGAAGGAACggaggggagtgaggggaggagaTATTGCTATTGGCTAGACATTATAAACTCcgccctttaaaattttttccctttatctaaGATTACCATTGGCTCTTTTTATATAGTTCTCCCTCCCACTTGAGAAATTAGCCCTCCTTCGAGCGTTAGGATTGGCtgattgctaaaaaaaaataatccctcTTTTGCAGTACTCCCCCTACAGCCTGATTTTGGACAAGCCAAACCCCTGAAAAAATAAGGCTGTCTTCTGGATGTGGCCATGGGACATTTCTAATTAAACTCTACGCCTTTTAGAAACTCTCCTCTTCCCCGACCACATCCTTTAACCAATTGCAAATAGACCCCGCCTTACTTTAAAATACGCTCAGCCTCCACGAACGGCCAGGGCTTGGTTACAGACATCACGGCTTTGGGCTGTTTACAAAGAGAGCCGCCCCTTTTTGGAACTGTCCCCACCTCTGTGGAGAGCCATTGGCTGGGTGTAAGGGGGCCCCGCCCCCCCCGCTCCCGCCCTCCGGGTTCCACCAATGTGGGCAAAATCCCCGAGAAGCAGCAGTGTCCGCAGCCTCTCGCTCGGAGCGGAGATGGGGAGTAAAGGTGGGCGTTTGGGGTGGGCTGGGACGAGGGTTGGGGACCGTGGGAAGGGGTCCAGATCCGCTTTTATTTCCCTCGAATCTGGGGGGATTTTTCCCATTGGTCCCAGATTCCCCAGAgctgcaggctggggctgggggtctgCGGGGGTGTCTAGGGAGGGCGTGGAGGAAGGGTGGGGTCTCCTCTCGGCAGAGCCAGGGCTTTGGGGCCCAAGAGCAGggaggccccctcccccagcctcaggcccAGGCGGCGCTGTCACTCAGGAGCTGGACGGGCCAGCACAGCTGTGGCCgaggccccctccccccagcgTGCCTAAACTTAGCCCCCGCCTCAGACGacctggcccctcccccacccactggCACCGGCCTCCGGGAGCCTGCGGGGAAGGACCCGGTGTTGGGTGTGTGTGGGGCGGGCGAGGCCTGCCCTAGTTAGAGGTAGATGGGAGGATGTGTATAGGGAGGATGCTGAAGTGGGGGGAGTCAGACCCTGAGGGGAACCGGTCAGCATgggtcagagggagggagggtgggaggatggagagagtctggaaggaaaagaaaggatacTGGGCTTCCAGTTCAGGGCTCCACTATGATCGGATTATAGGGAGGGTGGTTAAAGGTTTCGATGGCTGAGATGAAACATTGGGGTCCACAGGTCACCGGGGTCCAGAGGTCAGGGCTTGAGTTTAGGGTCTCAGAAAGGGGTCAGAAATTTGAGTTAGGGCTTAGGAAGGAGGACGGCGTTATTATTAGTACCTTGAGGACCCAGAAAGGCGTGTTGGTAGGGGTATGGaggagataccactttacacctgTCAGgtgggcaaaaaataaaaataacaagaatacCCATTGCTGGGCAGGCTGCTGCGAAAAGATCACTTTTGTGTTGCTCATGGAAATCAGAATTGTTAGAGTCTTCCTAGGAAGCAATCTGACAATATTTATGCTATTCGAAAATATATACTTAGTCCACCCAGTGATTGCACCCATGGGATTCTCTCAGAAATAGAATCTCCTGGAAGTAAGAATATCTGTAGAAGGTTGGTACTCGCCACACTGTTGGGGAACGGGGGGAGGG of the Equus quagga isolate Etosha38 chromosome 13, UCLA_HA_Equagga_1.0, whole genome shotgun sequence genome contains:
- the PPM1N gene encoding probable protein phosphatase 1N, with amino-acid sequence MAAFARLLERLFWPARKEEEAEEEEGEGRRTPHGPQFLLDAPRCAQRPHGGAAASWGLRFGASAAQGWRAHMEDAHCAWLALPGLPPGWAFFAVLDGHGGSRAALFGARHLLGHVLEALGPAPGEPEGVCEALRRAFLSADARLRALWPRGEPGGSTAVALLVSPRFLYLAHCGDSRAVLSRAGAVAFSTEDHRPLRPRERERIHDAGGTIRRRRLEGSLAVSRALGDFAYKEAPGRPPELQLVSAEPEVTALARQAEDEFMLLASDGVWDAMSGAALAELVASRLCLGLAPELLCAQLLDTCLCKGSLDNMTCILVCFPGAPRPHEEAIRKEQELDAVLGRRVAELCSSAQEPPSLNTVFRTLASEDIHDLPPGGGVYCKAAVIADAYSQLCQASGERREKGQNGAGQPTGTHSSSALDLKA
- the RTN2 gene encoding reticulon-2, with the translated sequence MGQVLPVFAHCKEAPSTASSTPDSTEGGNDDSDFRELHTAREFSEDDEEETTSQDWGTPRELTFSYIAFDGVVGSGARRDSAARRPRPQGRSVSEPREPPPQPGLGDSLESIPSLSQSPEPGRRGDPDAAPPAERPLEDLGLQLDQLAWAARGAGSGEDSATSSSTPLEDEEPDRSEAGEAGKELDLQLGVAQSSPHEVLTPQPSPGSGTPQARTPSPPGSRDSNCWPDEPSLDQKEEEPGGQLEREPITGQSLDSTDQSEFTLEPHLLVADLLYWKDTRTSGVVFTGLMVSLLCLLHFSIVSVVAHVALLLLCGTISLRVYRKVLQAIHRGDGTNPFQAYLDVDLTLTQEQKEHLSQQIASRVVSAATQLRHFFLVEDLVDSFKLALLFYILTCVGAVFNGLTLLILGVICLFTVPLLYRQHQAQIDQYVGLVTNQLSHIKAKIRAKIPGTGALASAAAAVSGSKAKAE